TGGGATAAAACAGCCTTGACTTTATAGGTCCCCCACTGGTGGTAGGGAAAATGGACAGCCGGGGGGAAGGGGGTTTACACAGTCCAGTAAAAGTAAGAAGCTCATCCCCATGAAAAATCTgtagaaaattttcttcttttgcttttgccaCACAAAACTCATGTACCAAATCATGAATTCGGCAAACTTTGATCCCACCTAATGATCTTCGTCGGGTAACCATAACTAAACTTCTTCCAATTAGATCCATCAAATAGTTGTCCGCCACATCCTCTAAACTctttccttcaatcttttgcACGAATCCTTCAGAGATCCAAAGTCATAACAACTTTTGGATAGGAATGTCTTGGTCTTCTTGAAAAGCACCCAAGTAAAGAAGGCATGGCTTCAAATAATCTGGTAAATAATTATAACTATGCTCAAGTGTCTCCATGCAGTGTTCATTGTCCACAAAAATAGTGGAACTTAGATGTCTTGCGACTTCTTCCCAGCAATCTTGCGGAGTAGTAGCAAGAATTCCAGCAACAAGGACAACTGCAAGAGGTAAGCCATTACAGTATTTTGCTGCATGCAATACAAATTCACTTAATGTTGGAGGACAATCTTCTTTGGCAAATAGCTTTTTCTGCAGCAATTCCAAACTCTCTTCATCAGTAAGTGGGCGAAGATGGTGAGACTTGCTATTAGATTTAATTTGCAAAGACAAATTCTGAAATCTGCTGGTTAATAGTATCCTGCTTCCATTGCAATCATCTGACAATGAATGTTTCAACAAATTCCACCAGTCAATGTCCCAAACATCATCCAAAACAATGACATACCTCTTCCCTTTCAAATGCTGGTAGAGCTTTTCAGCCAAATCATCTTCGTTCATCTTATGATAGTGGCTAGAACTCAAAGGATCAATAACACAAAAAATCTGCAGTAATAAATTGTGCTTGCAATATACTTGAGAAACAGTACACCAAGCACGAATATGGAAGTGAAACTTTATTAAAGGATCATTGTAGACATTATTGGCTAAAGTTGTCTTACCAAGTCCAGGCATACCCACAACAGCAACAACATCAAACTGACTTGATCCTCTCGTAAGTCTATCAATTATATTTTCCACCTCATCATTGAGACCTACTAGAGCTTCATTAAATATTGGAGCAGTAATTTGTGATGGCATGTGAATGGTAGTCTTGGTAACTATCCGGGTTTCACCATTGTATCTTATGTTATCATAGATCTCTTCAGCCTCAATCTTCAAAAGCTTGACATCTCCAATAACAACATCCAAACAATGTTCATGTATATCACCAAGCAGTGCAGAGTCAATTTTTAATTCTACACTGTATGCAACCTTCATGACACGACTCCAAAGAGCTTGGAGTTTTCCATTCTGGTTGCACCGCTGCACAATATTTCCTAGGAAAGATCTTAAGAATACAAGATCTTCTAGGATTGTGCGTATTTGTTCATTTGGGAAACCAATTGAATCAGCTGTAGAACTTGCTAGTTCCTTGAGAGTTTCTAGAAGCAAATCAAGAGAGCCAAGCTCATTAGTTCTAGGGAAACtaagtgatgatgatgatggtaGTGGACAATTGTGTCCAACTTCTGCAATGATCAACTCGAGCACTTTGAGCAAATGAGAAAGCGCCAAATCTGTTTCCTTGCTCAAGCCttctttcatttcattcatggaAAGGGAGAAAATCATGATTCCTGCATCAGAGACTGCAACTCTAGCAAGATCCTTCATTTCATCATTTAGCTCATTGAACTTCTCCTGCTGCTGGCTAAGGATACCCAGAAATCTTACTCCCTCGTGGAGTTTTAGCACTTGATCCTTCACTGGAGCCGGGAAACTGGTGTAAGACTGTTCTAGCTCCATGATAGTATATAGGAGATAATCAACAAAGTCAGCCACTGGATTCTTATTCTCCTCCAGAGCTAGAACGCATGATGATCTCAATAACTTGGAAGCTTGCAGGACATGGATATAAGTTTCTCGGACTTGAGGATGAACAGGATCAATCTTGTGTATCAGTTGATAAATTTGAGGTTCCATCTTTTTGCACACTTTCTTactatttttttgaaaaaaagatgTAGAAGCCAGGCTTGCAGCATTGACAGCCACAACTTCAGCGTGAACCAATAGATCTATCAATGGCTGACCCTCAACACCTCGCAGTGTTGCAAAGCGAATGAAACTCTTCAAGAACATTAGCTTCTCTTGAAGGGTTACCATTACAATTTTCAGAGCTTCATCAACTTTGCAATTGCTGCTGCACAGATGCTTTAGATTCTCTGAAATGGAATCAATGAAATCCATAACTAGTGGTAAATCTTCTAGCGAGTAGCAGAGCAACAAACTGATGATGCCCGATTTCTTGATATCTGTTTTAAAAAACAACctcatatttttcttgagtCTGGTGAACTCGCATCTGATGTCCCTAAGAACATATGCGTCAAGCTGATTATATCTTAAAAATGCAGAGTCAAGTCCACGCATTATCCCCCAAACCAGATCTTGAATCCCGAACGAAATACTGCTAAGTCTCAAACTGTCAGACTTAGCATCACACTTGTCCTCCTTATCATATTCCAAACACATCCCCTGGTTGCTCCTCCTCCTACTGCACTTTCTAATATACAGATCAAAGGTTTTCAACAGACGTATCCCCGCCTTcagcttccaaatatctgaatCGAACTGATAGTTGAACCTCTTGTCAAACCAGCCCAGATAATCTAAAGCATAATCAACGCAACTAGTGCTACTGCTGGAGAAAATTTTCACCATGGTTCTTGCTTTTCACTCTGATTTCAGATTTCTAATCTattattttgaaaggaaaaaagtgAAAGGAAATCAGTCTGCATCACTACAATTTCAATCAAATCTAAATATGGGGAGCACAAAATATGAACAAAAAGAGATTAAACATCAATCAGAGTAGATGTAGGGGTCAAAGTAAAGGGTGGACAAGTTAGAAGAAAACGGGCACCGAAGATTAAAATCCAATCTACCGGGTCTAAACTTGAGGCTTTCCAAATAAAATCCTGAACTGATTTGGCTAACCAAAAAGAGACACATTCCCTGGTCCGTAACTTCCATTACACAATCTCCTTCAATTAAAAACAGAAATGTTCTGAACATATATAGTATAGATTAACAGAAAGTTCCAAAAAATGAGAATACATGTGTAAAATAAGCAAGACACGGATAGAAAGTTCACTGTCTCAATCTTTTCGAGTAGTAGTTGAGTTGTGACAATTAAAGTGGGAATCTGTGTTATTGGCTACATTGTTACAGAAAGAGGTGTTGGTAAATCAGAGAGTGAGGGGAAAAAGTCGGGCCGGCAGACTATGCATCTTATAACCAATTATTGTTAAATGTAATGCAAAATAGAAGTGTAATTAATGAGCACCGTTCTTTGGGGCAAAGCTCTGCCCAGCCTGGAGGGATTAGCCTCCAGacccgaaaaaaaaatttaacgaGCACTATTCTAGGCCACATCACCTGCAAAATAATGTATATTGCATAtacattttccaaaatttagATTTTGGGCCAAATTTGTATTTCAAACACAAATAAAAAGATGGACTTATTACAATGAAAGAAAAGTTGAGTAAAGTGAGAATTAAGGTATATACTAGGGGATCAGTGGTAGATTATCCTAAAAAGGATCGTGCAGGTatgtttcaaaatttctttttttaattgccAAGAAATGGTAAATTGAATGTGTCTCTAACAAATAACTCAAATTTGATCAAGTTACTAAATCGAGTTTGAATTTATTACTTCCTCCATCACATTAAAAGtgtcatttttttattttaaagtaCCCCAAAATGTTTATCGTTTTGAAAAAATCTAAACTCATTGTAATCTTTTCTTCCAATATAGTCCTTCCTTTTAATTATATACACATTGccattcaaattcaaaatttgaattttcggattaaatttgaaaataaaaaagtataAACATCACAATCAAAGTGCTATTTTTAAAATGTTGAATTCCCAAAACACGACAAACAAATTGGGATAAAGGGAGTACTATTTGGTTCAGTAAGGATGCAATATTTGTCTCCTTAACTAATACTGGTATATGTGAACGTGCGTTGTGCATTAGTGGGGTGTTTTTGAGGGATTTTGTAAATTTAGTGAATCTAAAAGTAGGAAGCAATGAAATGTTGTATAGTAACAAAGTAATCTAGTAAGTGAATTGATCCTTTAAAGGTTAGCATGAAGTAAAAGCAAAAGATTTTATCAAAATGGACGCGAAACTTAACGGCTACGTACATAAAATTACCACCGTTTTCTTAAAATAGTGATTTCCCGTTAGTGTATTGTTCATCTTTTGTTTCCTCAATGTTTTCACATTAACCATGAGTAGTGTCGTGTTACAGGTAGAAGCAAAATCATGCTTGTTATAAGATTGGTGATTGGTCTTATAAATTCTCTCAACTTATACATAATTTTATTTACATCTCAAATGTGAATATGAGAGTGGAAATATGTGCATTCATTTAAATTATGCTGCATAAACACCGGAAAATATTTTGAGAGATATTCTTTTTTCACTTGTCAAAATAATCTAGACTATCTCAACTACACTCCTATCAGTCCATGAAACACAACAGTTGTTTTAATTGTCATATTAAGGATATAAATGTGcttaagaaaaggaaaagaatgaataGTAAAATAGCAAATTAAAGTGTGGAattgaagtaaaaaaaaaaaaaaccataaatGACCTCTTTATTTGTTGCCTGGTGAACAATGCAAGGAAACAACCGAAAAATTTGGATGACCCAAAAGAGGAGagcctttattttattttattttattttcttaagtaGGAGGGGAGCGAAAATTGAGTCGAATTCGAATCGTTTGAGTTTTTGACtcataaattttaattttaagcTAATTGATCCAAGTTTGAACCCAGGTAGAATATTTATTGAGTACGAAATGCTGTTCAAATTTGGTTTTAATTAGTTGGTGAACCAAATTCAAACAAATTCTTACCCAACTGAATTCAATTCAAGTATCGAATAATTTTATTGAGTGTGTCTTTGTATCCCACGCCAGGATTTTATAAGGAAATATCTCCTCTTGATAGTTATAAATATAGTGAACTTAAGTGAATTTAATTATGCTAAGGGCACCAGCCCAAAAGAGTTTTGGAAGGCCCACGCCCCAGTTTGAGAGGAGTTTTGGTTTGACATCAAATCAAAAGAGCAAATTATGGGCCTTTGGGCCATTAAACATTTAGTGCTATTTAGACTCTTTTGTGTTTTTAGTTTTAGGTGCCTTTGGACCTGAGAATTATTCCTAGGGTTTTGAACTCTCTCTTTTGTACTCTATTTCTGTTagggttaaatgcaaaaaacccCCACAAACTATATACCCAGTTGCAGTTTACTCCCTAAACTATAATAATAGACATTTTGCCCCCTTGAATGATATATTTGGACAAATCTACCCCTTTTATTTTAAgcattgttatttttcttttttccctatcattttctttttaaatttttccttttttttctttaaacattGTTTAAATAAGTAGACTAGATTAGtcaaattttgtttatttattaatttCGTATGtcaatattttataaaaaaaaaatctatggaatacaagattttttttccaaatgttTGAAGTCAatgtcatttaagaaattgaacttttcaaatatataataacaaaatagagaaattgattaatcaattattagtagtatgaataacaa
This sequence is a window from Coffea eugenioides isolate CCC68of chromosome 7, Ceug_1.0, whole genome shotgun sequence. Protein-coding genes within it:
- the LOC113777147 gene encoding late blight resistance protein R1-A-like, translated to MVKIFSSSSTSCVDYALDYLGWFDKRFNYQFDSDIWKLKAGIRLLKTFDLYIRKCSRRRSNQGMCLEYDKEDKCDAKSDSLRLSSISFGIQDLVWGIMRGLDSAFLRYNQLDAYVLRDIRCEFTRLKKNMRLFFKTDIKKSGIISLLLCYSLEDLPLVMDFIDSISENLKHLCSSNCKVDEALKIVMVTLQEKLMFLKSFIRFATLRGVEGQPLIDLLVHAEVVAVNAASLASTSFFQKNSKKVCKKMEPQIYQLIHKIDPVHPQVRETYIHVLQASKLLRSSCVLALEENKNPVADFVDYLLYTIMELEQSYTSFPAPVKDQVLKLHEGVRFLGILSQQQEKFNELNDEMKDLARVAVSDAGIMIFSLSMNEMKEGLSKETDLALSHLLKVLELIIAEVGHNCPLPSSSSLSFPRTNELGSLDLLLETLKELASSTADSIGFPNEQIRTILEDLVFLRSFLGNIVQRCNQNGKLQALWSRVMKVAYSVELKIDSALLGDIHEHCLDVVIGDVKLLKIEAEEIYDNIRYNGETRIVTKTTIHMPSQITAPIFNEALVGLNDEVENIIDRLTRGSSQFDVVAVVGMPGLGKTTLANNVYNDPLIKFHFHIRAWCTVSQVYCKHNLLLQIFCVIDPLSSSHYHKMNEDDLAEKLYQHLKGKRYVIVLDDVWDIDWWNLLKHSLSDDCNGSRILLTSRFQNLSLQIKSNSKSHHLRPLTDEESLELLQKKLFAKEDCPPTLSEFVLHAAKYCNGLPLAVVLVAGILATTPQDCWEEVARHLSSTIFVDNEHCMETLEHSYNYLPDYLKPCLLYLGAFQEDQDIPIQKLL